The Streptomyces sp. NBC_01197 genome window below encodes:
- a CDS encoding rod shape-determining protein, with translation MSFIGRDMAIDLGTANTLVYVRGRGIVLNEPSVVAINTNTGGILAVGAEAKKMIGRTPGNIVAVRPLKDGVIADFEITERMLRYFILKIHKRRYLARPRVVVCVPSGITGVERRAVIEASTQAGARQVHIIEEPMAAAIGSGLPVHEATGNMVVDIGGGTTEVAVISLGGIVTAQSIRVAGDELDNAIIQHIKKEYSLLLGERTAEQIKITIGSAFDLEKDEHTEIRGRDLVSGLPKTVVVSAAEVRKAIEEPVNAIVDAVKTTLDKCPPELSGDVMDRGIVLTGGGALLRGLDERLRHETGMPIHIAEDPLDSVALGSGKCVEEFEALQQVLDAQPRR, from the coding sequence ATGTCGTTCATCGGCCGTGACATGGCTATCGACCTCGGGACTGCCAACACGCTGGTGTACGTCAGGGGTCGAGGAATCGTCCTCAACGAACCCTCCGTCGTCGCCATCAACACCAACACCGGCGGGATCCTCGCCGTAGGCGCCGAGGCGAAGAAGATGATCGGCCGTACACCGGGCAACATCGTTGCCGTACGGCCGCTGAAGGACGGCGTGATCGCCGACTTCGAAATCACCGAGCGGATGCTCCGCTACTTCATCCTGAAGATTCACAAGCGCCGCTACCTGGCCCGGCCGCGCGTCGTCGTCTGTGTCCCCTCGGGCATCACAGGGGTCGAGCGCCGCGCCGTCATCGAGGCGTCCACCCAGGCGGGAGCCCGCCAGGTGCACATCATCGAAGAGCCCATGGCCGCCGCCATCGGCTCGGGTCTGCCCGTCCACGAGGCCACCGGCAACATGGTGGTCGACATCGGCGGCGGCACCACCGAGGTCGCGGTGATCTCGCTCGGCGGAATCGTCACGGCACAGTCGATCCGGGTCGCCGGCGACGAGCTGGACAACGCGATCATCCAGCACATCAAGAAGGAGTACTCCCTCCTCCTCGGTGAGCGCACCGCCGAACAGATCAAGATCACGATCGGCTCCGCGTTCGACCTGGAGAAGGACGAGCACACCGAGATCCGCGGCCGGGACCTCGTGTCCGGGCTGCCCAAGACCGTGGTGGTCTCCGCCGCCGAGGTCCGCAAGGCCATCGAGGAGCCGGTCAACGCCATTGTCGACGCCGTCAAGACGACGCTCGACAAGTGCCCGCCCGAGCTCTCCGGCGACGTCATGGACCGCGGCATCGTCCTCACCGGCGGCGGGGCGCTGCTCCGCGGCCTGGACGAGCGGCTGCGCCATGAGACGGGCATGCCCATCCACATCGCCGAGGACCCGCTCGACTCCGTCGCCCTCGGATCGGGCAAGTGCGTCGAGGAGTTCGAGGCGCTCCAGCAGGTCCTGGACGCCCAGCCCCGCCGGTGA
- the mreD gene encoding rod shape-determining protein MreD yields MRLNRMLLSATLVVVALVIQVSVLARLQLPGAVPDLLLLTVVGLALVYGHVGGALIGFGSGLLADLAPPADHAAGRYALVLCVIGYAAGLAKPENGRIRSVTGPMLVVVAAAVGSTLLYAGVGSLVGDTAARHVGLTGLLFSAAVYDLLLAPFTVPLIMALARRAENDPLAEGRDTGGVTSDVATGWLATGTGLKIGSQRGGLRMKAAKSRAAKAGRIKGVKRL; encoded by the coding sequence ATGCGTCTCAACCGGATGCTGCTCTCGGCCACGCTGGTGGTGGTCGCCCTGGTGATCCAGGTGAGCGTGCTCGCCCGACTCCAACTCCCCGGCGCCGTACCGGACCTGCTGCTGCTCACGGTGGTGGGCCTCGCCCTGGTGTACGGCCATGTGGGTGGCGCCCTGATCGGCTTCGGGTCCGGCCTGCTGGCCGACCTGGCCCCGCCCGCCGACCACGCCGCCGGGCGGTACGCGCTGGTGCTGTGCGTCATCGGGTACGCGGCCGGGCTCGCCAAGCCGGAGAACGGCCGTATCAGGTCTGTCACCGGACCGATGCTCGTGGTGGTCGCCGCCGCGGTCGGCTCCACCCTGCTCTACGCCGGCGTGGGCTCCCTCGTCGGTGACACCGCCGCCCGCCATGTGGGCCTGACCGGGCTGCTGTTCAGCGCCGCGGTCTACGACCTGCTGCTCGCGCCGTTCACCGTCCCGCTCATCATGGCGCTGGCGAGACGCGCCGAGAACGACCCGCTCGCCGAAGGCCGCGACACCGGCGGTGTCACGAGCGATGTCGCCACCGGCTGGCTGGCGACGGGCACCGGACTGAAGATCGGCAGTCAGCGCGGCGGCCTGCGCATGAAGGCGGCCAAGTCACGCGCGGCGAAGGCCGGACGTATCAAGGGGGTCAAGAGGCTGTGA
- a CDS encoding DUF4233 domain-containing protein, producing MRTLCASTLIGEFFVIGFAGLVAMKGDLSETTVWTVCGIGMLLSVLLCGMLSRPGAVQIGWALQIALIASGFFVPVMFILGAVFAGLWWASVHYGRIVDAAKARWAEQASAGPDAA from the coding sequence ATGCGCACGCTCTGCGCGTCCACCTTGATCGGTGAGTTCTTCGTGATCGGTTTCGCCGGTCTGGTCGCCATGAAGGGCGATCTGTCGGAGACCACCGTCTGGACGGTATGCGGTATCGGCATGCTTCTTTCCGTGCTGCTGTGCGGAATGCTGAGCCGTCCGGGTGCTGTCCAGATCGGCTGGGCGCTCCAGATCGCTCTGATCGCCAGTGGTTTCTTCGTACCGGTGATGTTCATCCTCGGGGCGGTGTTCGCCGGACTGTGGTGGGCGTCCGTCCACTACGGGCGGATCGTCGATGCGGCGAAGGCCCGCTGGGCGGAGCAGGCCTCCGCAGGGCCTGACGCTGCGTAA
- the mrdA gene encoding penicillin-binding protein 2, giving the protein MSNIPETGRTSRVRIRLVVIQVLVFSLLLTLGGRLWYLQIRNGQEYSAEARNNHVQQVVQPAVRGSIYDARGVPIADNETKLVVSANRTDLMRMSDNGKAVLTRLAGVLGMKPADVIAKVRLCDAKTPKPCWNGSPYQPIPVTETATTQQALQIRERTEDFPGITAEPTAVRSYPGTGGLNAAQVLGYLGPVTDQEVAKSNKTNNPLLRSDQVGRAGLESTYDQQLRGKSGVTRYEVDNLGRVIGKAGQTASQPGSSLVTSIDSRVQALTEKELDATMKSLRKTYDSVTHSNYKADSGAAVVMDVHTGQVIAMASAPTYNPNVWGGGISAKNYAELTKASSNYPLLNRAIQGQSAPGSTFKVISTSAAINAGYAPDGGYPCTSSMTIGNREFKNFEGENYGSISLGKALEVSCDTVFYHLAYDQWKKDGGNNPKHPKDWFFKTAREFGLGKKTGIDLPDELAGRVPDRDWKKAYWEANKDVWCKQGKKNGTYVEQIEYENCTDGKQVRAGDSVNYAIGQGDTLLTPVQEAMIYSAIANGGTMYQPSVGKAIISADGRTVQPMKPKRIGRLPDTKSTVSYIDKALEGVVTSGTAAWQFGGWPQNKIPLHAKTGTAEVAGKQTTGWLATYTKDYAIVMTISQGGTGSGSAGPAVRKIYEAMYGIGKDGKQDPKKALLPKPQTALPKINKDGTIISPKITPPKPDPSPPAPSPSSSGGQQIAAGPGRKD; this is encoded by the coding sequence GTGAGCAATATTCCCGAGACCGGACGGACCTCGCGGGTCCGCATCCGGCTCGTCGTCATCCAGGTCCTTGTCTTCTCCCTCCTCCTCACCCTCGGCGGTCGGCTCTGGTACCTCCAGATCCGCAACGGTCAGGAGTACAGCGCGGAGGCCAGGAACAACCACGTCCAGCAGGTCGTCCAGCCCGCCGTGCGAGGCTCCATCTATGACGCGCGCGGGGTGCCGATCGCCGACAACGAGACCAAGCTCGTCGTCTCCGCCAACCGCACCGACCTGATGAGGATGAGCGACAACGGCAAGGCCGTCCTCACCCGGCTGGCCGGCGTGCTCGGGATGAAGCCCGCGGACGTCATCGCGAAGGTCAGGCTCTGCGACGCCAAGACACCGAAGCCGTGCTGGAACGGTTCGCCGTACCAGCCGATCCCCGTCACCGAGACCGCCACCACCCAGCAGGCGCTCCAGATCCGCGAGCGCACCGAGGACTTCCCCGGCATCACCGCCGAGCCCACCGCGGTCCGCAGCTACCCCGGCACCGGAGGCCTCAACGCCGCCCAGGTGCTCGGCTACCTCGGCCCGGTCACCGACCAGGAAGTCGCCAAGTCGAACAAGACGAACAACCCGCTGCTCCGCTCCGACCAGGTCGGCCGGGCCGGCCTGGAGTCCACGTACGACCAGCAGCTGCGCGGCAAGTCCGGCGTCACCCGCTACGAGGTGGACAACCTCGGCCGGGTCATCGGCAAGGCCGGGCAGACGGCGTCGCAGCCCGGCAGCTCCCTGGTCACCAGCATCGACTCCCGGGTGCAGGCGCTCACGGAGAAGGAACTGGACGCGACCATGAAGTCCCTCCGGAAAACCTACGACTCGGTCACCCACTCCAACTACAAGGCCGACTCGGGCGCGGCCGTGGTGATGGACGTGCACACCGGGCAGGTCATCGCCATGGCCAGCGCCCCGACCTACAACCCCAATGTCTGGGGCGGCGGCATCTCGGCCAAGAACTACGCCGAGCTCACCAAGGCGTCCTCCAACTACCCCCTGCTGAACCGCGCCATCCAGGGGCAGTCGGCGCCCGGCTCGACCTTCAAGGTCATCTCCACCAGCGCCGCCATCAACGCCGGGTACGCCCCGGACGGCGGTTACCCCTGCACCTCGTCGATGACCATCGGCAACCGCGAGTTCAAGAACTTCGAGGGCGAGAACTACGGGAGCATCAGCCTGGGCAAGGCCCTTGAGGTCTCGTGCGACACGGTCTTCTACCACCTGGCCTACGACCAGTGGAAGAAGGACGGCGGCAACAACCCCAAGCACCCCAAGGACTGGTTCTTCAAGACCGCCCGCGAGTTCGGGCTCGGCAAGAAGACCGGCATCGACCTGCCCGACGAGCTGGCCGGCCGGGTCCCGGACCGCGACTGGAAGAAGGCCTACTGGGAGGCCAACAAGGACGTCTGGTGCAAGCAGGGCAAGAAGAACGGCACCTACGTCGAGCAGATCGAGTACGAGAACTGCACCGACGGCAAGCAGGTCCGCGCCGGTGACTCCGTCAACTACGCGATCGGCCAGGGCGACACGCTGCTCACCCCGGTCCAGGAGGCGATGATCTACTCGGCCATCGCCAACGGCGGCACGATGTACCAGCCGAGCGTCGGCAAGGCGATCATCAGCGCCGACGGCAGGACGGTCCAGCCGATGAAGCCGAAGCGCATCGGCAGGCTCCCCGACACCAAGTCCACCGTCTCGTACATCGACAAGGCCCTTGAGGGCGTGGTCACCAGCGGTACGGCGGCCTGGCAGTTCGGCGGCTGGCCGCAGAACAAGATCCCCCTGCACGCCAAGACCGGCACCGCGGAGGTCGCGGGCAAGCAGACCACCGGGTGGCTGGCCACGTACACCAAGGACTACGCGATCGTGATGACGATCTCCCAGGGCGGTACCGGGTCCGGCTCCGCGGGACCGGCGGTCCGCAAGATCTACGAGGCGATGTACGGCATCGGCAAGGACGGCAAGCAGGATCCCAAGAAGGCGCTCCTGCCGAAGCCGCAGACGGCCCTGCCCAAGATCAACAAGGACGGTACGATCATCTCGCCCAAGATCACTCCGCCCAAGCCCGACCCGTCGCCGCCGGCGCCGTCCCCGTCGTCATCGGGCGGGCAGCAGATCGCGGCCGGACCGGGCAGGAAGGACTAG
- the folC gene encoding bifunctional tetrahydrofolate synthase/dihydrofolate synthase → MSEPDPFDEIVDAATDLPSADDAVPAGETPSSPDQAVIEAGSRTLRTHGGPPPGDGVPARPADPEVDRALRAVEQELIGRWPETRLDPSLVRMEALLDVLGGPHRAYPSIHITGTNGKTSTARMVEALLGALELRTGRYTSPHVQSITERISLNGEPIEAERFIETYEEIKPFVGMVDKRQEHRLSFFEVLTGMAYAAFADAPVDVAVVEVGMGGSWDATNVIEAPVAVVTPISLDHTDRLGSTPAEIAGEKAGIIKQGATVILAQQPVDAAQVMLKKAVGMDATVAREGMEFGVGSREIAVGGQLLTLRGLGGDYEDVFLPLYGAHQAHNAAVALAAVEAFFGVGAQQAQRLDIDVVRKAFASVTSPGRLEVVRSSPTVVLDAAHNPGGALASAAGVTEAFSFSRLIGVVGASGDKDVRGLLEAFEPIFAEVVITQNSTPRAMSADDLAAIAVEVFGDERVVVEPRLDDALESAITLAEEEGEYAGAGVLVTGSVITVGEARLLLGRR, encoded by the coding sequence GTGAGCGAGCCCGACCCTTTCGACGAAATCGTCGACGCAGCGACCGACCTTCCCTCAGCCGACGACGCGGTACCGGCGGGGGAGACACCGTCGTCCCCCGACCAGGCGGTGATCGAGGCCGGCAGCCGCACCCTGCGCACCCACGGCGGACCTCCGCCTGGCGACGGGGTACCGGCCAGGCCCGCCGACCCGGAGGTGGACAGGGCGCTGCGCGCGGTGGAGCAGGAGCTCATCGGCCGCTGGCCCGAGACCAGGCTCGACCCCTCCCTCGTACGGATGGAGGCGCTGCTCGACGTCCTGGGCGGTCCGCACCGCGCGTACCCCTCGATCCACATCACCGGCACCAACGGCAAGACATCGACGGCGCGCATGGTCGAGGCGCTGCTCGGCGCCCTGGAGCTGCGTACCGGGCGGTACACCTCGCCGCACGTCCAGTCGATCACCGAGCGCATCAGCCTGAACGGTGAGCCGATCGAGGCCGAGCGGTTCATCGAGACGTACGAGGAGATCAAGCCGTTCGTCGGGATGGTCGACAAACGGCAGGAGCACCGGCTCTCCTTCTTCGAGGTCCTCACCGGAATGGCGTACGCCGCCTTCGCCGACGCGCCGGTGGATGTCGCCGTCGTCGAGGTCGGGATGGGCGGCAGCTGGGACGCGACGAATGTGATCGAGGCCCCCGTCGCCGTCGTCACCCCGATCTCGCTGGACCACACGGACCGCCTCGGCTCCACGCCCGCAGAGATCGCCGGCGAGAAGGCCGGGATCATCAAGCAGGGCGCGACGGTCATCCTGGCGCAGCAGCCGGTCGACGCCGCCCAGGTGATGCTGAAGAAGGCCGTCGGGATGGACGCCACGGTCGCCCGCGAGGGCATGGAGTTCGGCGTCGGCAGCAGGGAGATCGCTGTCGGCGGCCAACTCCTGACGCTGCGCGGCCTCGGCGGTGACTACGAGGATGTCTTCCTCCCGCTGTACGGCGCCCACCAGGCGCACAACGCTGCGGTGGCCCTCGCGGCGGTTGAGGCGTTCTTCGGGGTCGGCGCGCAGCAGGCGCAGCGGCTCGACATCGACGTGGTCCGCAAGGCCTTCGCCTCGGTCACCTCGCCCGGCCGTCTCGAGGTCGTACGCAGCTCCCCGACGGTGGTCCTGGACGCGGCGCACAACCCGGGGGGCGCGCTGGCCTCCGCCGCGGGTGTCACCGAGGCTTTCAGCTTCTCGCGGCTGATCGGAGTGGTCGGGGCGAGCGGCGACAAGGACGTCCGCGGGCTGCTCGAAGCGTTCGAGCCGATCTTCGCGGAGGTTGTGATCACTCAGAACTCCACGCCCCGGGCGATGAGCGCGGACGATCTGGCCGCGATCGCCGTCGAGGTCTTCGGCGATGAACGCGTGGTGGTCGAGCCCCGGCTCGACGACGCTCTGGAGTCGGCGATCACGCTCGCCGAGGAGGAGGGCGAGTACGCCGGAGCGGGTGTCCTCGTCACCGGTTCCGTGATCACGGTCGGCGAGGCCCGGCTGCTCCTGGGAAGGCGCTGA
- the rodA gene encoding rod shape-determining protein RodA yields the protein MGGFSVARYAPEQGTWSKLTARDSLMRRLDWPLLMSSLALSFIGMMLVYSATRGRTSLTHGDPYYFLLRHAMNTGIGVGLMIGTIWLGHRTLRGAVPILFGISVLMILAVLSPLGQTVNGAHAWIVIGGGFSLQPSEFTKITIILGMAMILASRVDAGDQEHPDHRTVAKSLGVAAIPILIIMLMPDLGSVMVIAMIVLGILLASGASNRWVIGLIGTGVIGAIGVWKAGLLDQYQIARFAAFANPALDPAGVGYNTNQARIAIGSGGLHGTGLFHGSQTTGQFVPEQQTDFVFTVAGEELGFLGAGLILVLLGIVLWRACRIARETTELYGTIVAAGIIAWFAFQAFENIGMTLGIMPVAGLPLPFVSYGGSSMFAVWVAIGLLQSIRVQRPMSA from the coding sequence ATGGGCGGTTTCTCCGTAGCGCGGTACGCCCCGGAGCAGGGCACCTGGTCCAAGCTGACCGCCCGCGACTCGCTGATGCGCAGGCTGGACTGGCCGCTGCTGATGTCGTCGCTCGCGCTGTCGTTCATCGGCATGATGCTGGTGTACTCGGCCACCCGCGGCCGCACCTCCCTCACCCACGGCGACCCGTACTACTTCCTGCTGCGCCACGCCATGAACACCGGCATCGGCGTCGGCCTGATGATCGGCACCATCTGGCTCGGCCACCGGACCCTGCGCGGCGCGGTCCCGATCCTGTTCGGCATCTCCGTACTGATGATCCTGGCGGTCCTCTCGCCGCTCGGGCAGACCGTGAACGGTGCGCACGCCTGGATCGTCATCGGCGGCGGATTCTCGCTCCAGCCCTCCGAGTTCACCAAGATCACGATCATTCTGGGGATGGCGATGATCCTCGCCTCCCGGGTGGACGCGGGTGACCAGGAGCATCCCGACCACCGCACGGTCGCCAAGTCGCTCGGGGTGGCCGCCATCCCGATCCTGATCATCATGCTGATGCCGGACCTCGGCTCGGTCATGGTGATCGCGATGATCGTCCTCGGCATCCTGCTGGCCTCCGGCGCCTCCAACCGCTGGGTGATCGGGCTCATCGGCACCGGCGTGATCGGTGCCATCGGGGTCTGGAAGGCCGGGCTGCTCGACCAGTACCAGATCGCCCGCTTCGCCGCCTTCGCCAACCCCGCGCTCGACCCGGCGGGCGTCGGCTACAACACCAACCAGGCGAGGATCGCGATCGGTTCGGGCGGCCTGCACGGAACGGGCCTCTTCCACGGCTCGCAGACCACCGGGCAGTTCGTCCCCGAGCAGCAGACCGACTTCGTCTTCACCGTCGCCGGCGAGGAACTCGGCTTCCTGGGCGCCGGACTGATCCTGGTCCTGCTCGGCATCGTGCTCTGGCGCGCCTGCCGCATCGCGCGGGAGACGACCGAGCTGTACGGCACGATCGTCGCGGCCGGGATCATCGCCTGGTTCGCCTTCCAGGCGTTCGAGAACATCGGGATGACGCTCGGCATCATGCCGGTGGCCGGGCTTCCGCTGCCGTTCGTCTCGTACGGAGGGTCCTCGATGTTCGCCGTGTGGGTCGCGATCGGGCTGCTCCAGTCGATTCGGGTGCAGCGGCCCATGTCGGCCTGA
- a CDS encoding rod shape-determining protein, which yields MDIGIDLGTANTLLYVRGKGIVLNEPSVVAVREGGRGAPAIGDEARESLGRTPDSVSALRPMREGVIGDYEAAREMIRYFVRKALKGRRTRTRMVVCMPTGVTPVELRAIVQAAQEAGGRTVHLLDESMAAAMGAGLPVDEPRGSMVVDIGGGTTEVAVISMGGIVTSRSLRLAGDRMSAAIAEHICRERNLLIGERTAEEVKLEIGSAWPLPDDEALESRTCTVRGREKDNGVPTALILTAAEIRAAMHEPIEAIVATVQSTLAECPPELAADVMKHGIVLTGGGSLLPGLDLRIASATGINVTVAGTPLECVARGTGKCVEDFDSVNTKVLTPAT from the coding sequence ATGGACATAGGTATTGATCTCGGTACGGCGAACACGCTCCTCTACGTCCGCGGCAAGGGCATCGTGCTCAACGAACCCTCCGTGGTGGCGGTGCGCGAGGGCGGGCGCGGGGCCCCGGCCATCGGTGACGAGGCGCGCGAGAGCCTCGGACGCACCCCGGACTCGGTCTCCGCGCTCCGCCCGATGCGGGAGGGGGTGATCGGCGACTACGAGGCCGCCAGAGAAATGATCAGGTACTTCGTACGCAAGGCACTCAAAGGCAGGCGGACCCGCACCCGGATGGTGGTCTGCATGCCGACCGGGGTGACCCCGGTGGAGCTGCGGGCGATCGTGCAGGCCGCACAGGAGGCGGGCGGCCGTACCGTCCATCTGCTCGACGAGTCGATGGCGGCTGCGATGGGCGCGGGACTGCCGGTGGACGAGCCGCGGGGGTCCATGGTCGTCGACATCGGCGGCGGTACGACCGAGGTCGCCGTGATCTCCATGGGCGGCATCGTCACCTCGCGGTCGCTGCGGCTCGCGGGCGACCGGATGAGCGCGGCGATCGCCGAGCACATCTGCCGGGAGCGCAACCTGCTGATCGGCGAGCGGACCGCCGAGGAGGTCAAGCTGGAGATCGGCTCGGCCTGGCCGCTCCCGGACGACGAGGCGCTGGAGAGCCGGACCTGCACGGTACGGGGGCGCGAGAAGGACAACGGGGTGCCGACCGCGCTCATCCTCACCGCCGCCGAGATCCGTGCCGCGATGCACGAGCCCATCGAGGCGATCGTCGCCACAGTGCAGTCGACTCTGGCGGAGTGCCCGCCGGAGCTGGCGGCCGACGTGATGAAGCACGGGATCGTCCTGACGGGCGGCGGTTCGCTGCTGCCGGGTCTGGATCTGCGGATCGCGTCGGCCACCGGCATCAACGTGACCGTCGCCGGGACGCCGCTGGAGTGCGTGGCGCGGGGGACGGGCAAGTGCGTCGAGGACTTCGACTCGGTCAACACCAAGGTACTGACGCCTGCCACCTGA
- the ndk gene encoding nucleoside-diphosphate kinase has translation MSQRTLVLLKPDTVRRRLVGEVVGRIERKADWTITAMELRTLDQDTLEQHYGEHKGKPFYEPLVEFMASGPVVALVVEGERVIEGVRALAGPTDPIAAAPGSIRGDFGTIVRENLIHASDSEESAERELKIFFPGVS, from the coding sequence GTGAGCCAGCGCACGCTCGTTCTGCTCAAGCCCGACACCGTACGCCGCCGCCTGGTCGGCGAGGTCGTCGGCCGCATCGAGCGCAAGGCGGACTGGACCATCACGGCGATGGAGCTGCGGACGCTCGACCAGGACACGCTGGAGCAGCACTACGGCGAGCACAAGGGCAAGCCCTTCTACGAGCCGCTGGTCGAGTTCATGGCCTCGGGTCCCGTCGTCGCGCTGGTCGTCGAGGGCGAGCGGGTCATCGAGGGCGTACGCGCCCTGGCAGGCCCGACCGATCCGATCGCCGCCGCGCCCGGCTCCATTCGTGGTGATTTCGGCACCATCGTCCGGGAGAACCTCATCCACGCTTCGGACTCGGAGGAGTCCGCGGAGCGAGAATTGAAGATTTTTTTCCCGGGCGTATCCTGA
- the mreC gene encoding rod shape-determining protein MreC, whose product MRDTRESRLLLVLLIAIAFALITVDIRGGEASPVDGARHAAATVFGPVESGVADAVNPVGNAIGAVRDSGDRHSRISALERENTALKHQLGSSDRNRSRVRQLDSMLKTAGAGQYGIKGAQVIAIGAAQGFSWTVTIDAGTADGIKRDMTVLNGDGLVGRVTTVGPNTATVLLANDPDFTVGTRMEKTDEVGFATGRGDRPLSVQFLNGKAEVKKGDRLVTFGSSNDKPFVPGVPVGQVVRVDPSGGDLTRTVYVRPYVNFTKLDLVGVVVEPPRSNPRDTVLPAKPAKPKPTPTVTVTATPSPGANANTDPNAPQQ is encoded by the coding sequence GTGAGGGACACACGAGAGAGCCGGCTGCTCCTGGTGCTGCTGATCGCCATCGCGTTCGCGCTGATCACGGTGGACATCCGCGGCGGTGAGGCGTCTCCGGTGGATGGCGCCCGGCACGCCGCCGCCACCGTGTTCGGACCGGTCGAGAGCGGTGTCGCGGACGCCGTGAACCCGGTCGGCAACGCTATCGGTGCAGTACGGGACTCCGGCGACCGGCACAGCCGCATCAGCGCGCTGGAGCGTGAGAACACCGCTCTGAAGCACCAGCTCGGCAGCAGCGACCGCAACCGCAGCCGCGTGCGCCAGCTCGACAGCATGCTCAAGACCGCGGGCGCGGGCCAGTACGGGATCAAGGGAGCCCAGGTCATCGCGATAGGAGCGGCCCAGGGGTTCTCCTGGACGGTCACCATCGACGCCGGAACCGCCGACGGCATCAAGCGGGACATGACCGTGCTCAACGGGGACGGACTCGTCGGCCGGGTCACCACCGTCGGCCCCAACACCGCCACCGTGCTGCTTGCCAACGACCCCGACTTCACCGTCGGCACCCGGATGGAGAAGACCGATGAGGTCGGGTTCGCCACCGGCCGCGGCGACCGCCCGCTCTCGGTCCAGTTCCTGAACGGCAAGGCCGAGGTCAAAAAGGGCGACCGGCTGGTCACCTTCGGCTCCAGCAACGACAAGCCCTTCGTACCCGGGGTGCCGGTCGGCCAGGTCGTCCGCGTGGACCCCTCGGGCGGCGACCTCACCCGTACGGTCTACGTCCGCCCGTACGTCAACTTCACCAAGCTCGACCTGGTCGGCGTCGTCGTGGAGCCGCCGCGCAGCAACCCGCGCGACACGGTCCTCCCCGCCAAGCCCGCCAAGCCGAAGCCCACCCCCACCGTCACGGTCACCGCCACGCCGTCGCCCGGCGCCAACGCCAACACCGACCCCAACGCCCCTCAGCAGTAG